In a single window of the Amia ocellicauda isolate fAmiCal2 chromosome 20, fAmiCal2.hap1, whole genome shotgun sequence genome:
- the washc2c gene encoding WASH complex subunit 2 isoform X1, which yields MNGLTVVNGPSEHNGTEGEHVWERPWSLEEMRKTSANWSLAADSGLLLFLQDFSQRMLSKTHEIEKQLDGLIRDTKATDSCLHTVFNDFLMLSNTQFIENRVYDEEVEEPVSKPEAGERQPEQERTREQKEAELIPKVQEAVNYGLRVLESAFEQLDIKAGNSDSEDEEVIDRVEPILEPKDLYVDRPLPYLIGSQLFMEQDDVGLGDLSSDEMSIDSDRDSVVDSEEDKDEEPSDDDFDQDDEVQDIAKKKSSLISDEEDDDEEDDSDIFGDSDKEEDEDKKNSTGPSSFADELAARIKGDVPSKEDEEQTSLSSAPSAAKKKGKGKKESKPDRAQGEEDNDELFKPPKMEDEDFSPFGGKGGLFSGGKGLFDDDDEGDLFADAPEDKISKPPVSKEPAPAIKKIPTGAVSIFPENSLFSSTKREESTEGRENGNLVENKCPSAPKQAALGGLFDDDDEDDFFSGSSLKKSNSGLEKPKQKKAVDLFGGDEEDDADIFNEISSAAPQPKNKEEEAVTVTVPEKKMPAGAISMFGPGTKNLLAESLRKRQPSTSEESEKSEKSEENVSSQDIFSTSTKPSEKSKPKSLFSDEEDSQEIFQSIQNSSKNLSNPAPVTQSKIKTPLSIFDDEEEEDLFASTPPKPTAKKSSSQKASKPLSSSLFSDDEDQWVTSKPQPTTVKTEEKSGSTKTIETMPPNLSAGVAQNKASLFDEDDDLFAATKESSQKKPQRISLLFEEENENDDDKGTLFQIGTAATPSSLDVKVKSQASPLAPSLFDKERTEDLFEAPAEAKLPVESADPKKKPAGAVSLFGGFDVFGQRKPDAAKIKSPLEDPEDDEFLYKDAPPPLEEEPKSKKKNVLSLFDDDDEDEEEQSPILISSKPAVKNPQKPTEQRPRTKSTGVFQDEELLFSQTQQKDNDPDVDLFSSTGKPASPNPAPMNPAAPVLFGDDDEDDLFSSGKPKPPLKPPEKKTTKPYKDENLSALPSEGFTKAASTSPPKPMIPPKAADNKKPAGSAPVKSKEPSSRIGKLQANLAINPASLLPGASRRIPGAESVIPGPAPSQPPAQEDLPGSAHTSHSRRAGEVAVSFDTPVQAKTLQSANKGRTKGAGNRRPQTRAARQLAAQVSDEIKDEDYRVESAIGAGSTSAVHTQTPPAPDLKSNTHAIPPFPEVAVPRLHAIEKTSAKKEVPEPKLPVADEDLFGSDDLFSPSVATKELPSPKPKLKTSEGMTKPQGQLQSKEVLPSIFDDQGDDLFNSAKQKPSKKIKSIPFLEEEEDDDIFGMGKSSSITSKKETKPSTQKEPKVPKQDIFQDDIFEAESDKAAKKPKEKVLDANLFDDNVDIFADLTVTKPKEKKSKKKVETKSIFDDDMDDIFSSGTTKAVAKPQSKSKKSPSAQESSTKEETDHSIFDDPLNALGGN from the exons ATGAATGGACTGACAGTAGTCAATGGTCCATCAGAACACAATGGCACGGAGGGAGAACATGTCTGGGAGCGACCCTGGTCTTTGGAAGAGATGCGAAAAACCAGTGCAAACTGGTCTTTGGCAGCTGATTCTGGG CTGCTTCTGTTCCTCCAAGACTTTTCTCAGCGCATGCTCTCCAAAACCCATGAGATCGAGAAGCAGCTGGACGGCCTGATCCGTGACACAAAGGCGACCGACTCCTGCCTGCACACTGTCTTTAACGACTTCCTCATGCTCTCAAATACACAGTTCATTGAAAAT CGAGTCTATGATGAGGAAGTGGAGGAGCCAGTCTCTAAGCCAGAGGCCGGAGAGAGACAGCCGGAGCAG GAGAGAACGCGGGAACAGAAGGAAGCAGAACTTATCCCAAAAGTTCAAGAAGCAGTAAATTATGGATTAAGAGTTTTAGAGTCAGCTTTTGAACAATTGGACATCAAAGCAGGAAACTCAGACTCAGAAGATGAGGAAGTCATTGACAGAGTAGAGCCTATACTGGAACCCAAG GATCTGTATGTTGATAGACCATTGCCTTACTTGATAGGCTCTCAACTATTCATGGAGCAAGATGATGTGGGGCTTGGGGACCTTTCAAGTGACG agATGTCAATTGATAGTGATCGGGACAGTGTAGTGGACAGTGAAGAGGACAAAGATGAAGAG CCATCAGATGATGACTTTGATCAAGATGATGAAGTACAGGACATTGCAAAGAAA aagtCATCATTGATCAGCGACGAGGAGGATGACGATGAAGAGGACGACTCCGACATCTTTGGCGATTCAGACAAGGAGGAGGATGAAGACAAAAAG AACTCCACTGGGCCATCTTCCTTTGCTGATGAACTGGCGGCTCGTATTAAAGGTGATGTGCCTAGCAAAGAAGACGAGGAGCAGACAT CATTATCATCTGCTCCATCTGCAGCAAAGAAGAAGggtaaaggaaagaaagaatcaAAACCTGATAGAGCCCAGG GTGAGGAGGATAACGATGAACTGTTCAAACCTCCGAAGATGGAAGATGAGGATTTCTCTCCTTTTGGGGGGAAAGGAGGTCTGTTCAGTGGAGGCAAGGGACTGTTTGATGACGATGATGAG ggGGATCTGTTTGCTGATGCACCAGAAGACAAGATCAGCAAACCACCTGTCAGTAAAG AGCCAGCTCCAGCCATCAAGAAGATACCCACTGGTGCTGTCTCCATTTTCCCAG AAAATAGCCTATTTAGCTCTACGAAAAGAGAAGAATCCACAGAAGGCAGAGAGAATGGGAATCTGGTGGAAAACAAATGCCCGTCGGCCCCAAAACAGGCCGCCTTGGGAGGACTCTTCGATGACGACGATGAGGATGACTTCTTTAGTGGAAGCAGTCTCAAAAAGTCAAATTCTG GATTGGAAAAGCCAAAGCAGAAGAAAGCCGTGGATCTGTTTGGTGGAGATGAAGAAGATGATGCAGATATTTTCAATGAGATCAGCTCTGCAGCTCCCCAACCCAAAAATAAGGAAGAAGAAGCAGTGACCGTGACCGTGCCTGAGAAGAAG ATGCCTGCTGGTGCCATCTCCATGTTTGGACCCGGGACTAAGAACCTTCTTGCTGAAAGTCTGAGGAAACGGCAGCCGTCCACAAGCGAAGAATCTGAGAAATCTGAGAAATCTGAGGAG AATGTCTCTTCTCAAGACATTTTCAGCACATCCACTAAGCCTTCTGAAAAGTCCAAACCCAAAAGCCTTTTTTCAGATGAGGAAGATTCACAG GAGATATTTCAATCCATTCAGAACAGTAGTAAAAATCTGTCAAATCCTGCACCTGTAACCCAGAGCAAGATCAAGACACCTCTGTCCATTTTTGATGATGAAGAAGAAGAG GATCTGTTTGCTTCCACCCCTCCAAAACCAACAGCCAAGAAGAGCTCATCACAGAAAGCAAGTAAACCCCTCTCAAGCTCGCTCTTTAGTGATGACGAG GATCAGTGGGTAACCTCCAAACCCCAACCAACCACAGTTAAGACTGAAGAAAAATCCGGAAGCACAAAGACCATTGAAACGATGCCTCCTAATCTCTCGGCGGGCGTGGCCCAGAATAAGGCCAGCTTGTTTGATGAAGACGATGATCTTTTTGCTGCTACAAAGGAATCTAG TCAGAAGAAGCCTCAGAGAATCTCTCTTCTGTTTGAGGAAGAAAACGAGAACGACGACGACAAGGGAACCCTATTCCAAATCGGAACAGCTGCCACTCCCAGTTCCCTGGATGTTAAAGTA AAATCGCAAGCAAGCCCTCTGGCTCCTTCTCTGTTTGACAAAGAAAGGACAGAAGACTTGTTTGAAGCGCCAGCAGAAGCAAAACTGCCTGTGGAAAGTGCAGACCCGAAGAAGAAGCCTGCTGGGGCTGTCAGCCTTTTTGGGGGATTTGATGTATTTGGACAACGGAAACCAGATGCAGCAAAG ATCAAGAGTCCTTTGGAAGACCCCGAGGATGATGAGTTCCTCTACAAAGATGCCCCTCCCCCCCTGGAAGAGGAACCCAAGAGCAAGAAGAAAAACGTACTGAGCCTGTTCGATGacgatgatgaagatgaagaggaACAAAGCCCCATCTTAATATCCAGCAAGCCAGCAGTAAAAAACCCACAGAAG ccaACTGAGCAGAGACCTCGAACAAAGAGCACAGGAGTTTTCCAAGACGAGGAGCTGCTGTTCAGCCAAACACAGCAAAAGGACAATGACCCAGATGTTGATCTCTTCTCCAGCACAGGAAAACCTGCG AGCCCGAATCCTGCCCCCATGAATCCAGCAGCACCGGTGCTGtttggtgatgatgatgaagatgatctCTTCAGTTCTGGGAAGCCCAAACCACCactg AAGCCACCTGAGAAGAAAACCACCAAACCATATAAAGATGAGAACCTCTCAGCTCTGCCAAGCGAGGGGTTTACTAAGGCTGCTTCCACATCACCCCCCAAACCGATGATCCCCCCGAAAGCAGCAGATAATAAG AAGCCGGCAGGCTCAGCCCCTGTTAAAAGTAAAGAGCCTTCATCACGGATTGGAAAACTTCAA GCTAATTTGGCCATTAATCCGGCTAGCCTCCTCCCTGGTGCCTCACGGCGAATTCCAGGAGCAGAAAGTGTGATCCCTGGCCCGGCGCCCTCACAGCCTCCCGCTCAAGAGGACCTGCCAGGCTCGGCTCACACCTCACACTCTCGGAGAGCAGGGGAGGTGGCGGTCAGCTTTGACACTCCAGTTCAGGCCAAGACTCTGCAGAGTGCCAATAAG GGTCGGACCAAAGGAGCTGGCAACCGCAGGCCGCAGACGAGAGCAGCCCGGCAGTTGGCAGCACAGGTGTCAGACGAGATCAAGGATGAGGACTACAGAGTTGAAAGTGCCATAGGGGCTGGGTCCACCTCTGctgttcacacacagacacctccAGCCCCAGACCTTAAATCCAACACCCACGCTATACCACCATTCCCAGAGGTGGCAGTACCCAGACTGCATGCAATAGAGAAGACGTCAGCCAAAAAGGAGGTGCCTGAGCCCAAATTACCTGTAGCAGATGAGGATCTTTTTGGATCAGATGATCTATTTTCTCCGTCAGTGGCTACAAAGGAATTGCCATCTCCAAAACCAAAATTGAAGACTTCTGAGGGCATGACAAAACCACAAGGCCAGCTGCAAAGCAAGGAGGTGCTGCCCTCCATATTTGATGACCAAGGAGATGATCTGTTCAACTCTGCCAAGCAGAAGCCCTCAAAGAAAATCAAGTCCATTCCAttcctggaggaggaggaggatgatgaCATTTTTGGCATGGGAAAGAGCAGCAGCATAACCAGTAAGAAAGAAACGAAGCCTTCCACACAGAAGGAGCCTAAAGTGCCCAAACAGGACATTTTTCAG GACGATATTTTTGAGGCAGAATCGGATAAAGCTGCAAAAAAGCCTAAAGAAAAAGTCCTGGATGCCAACTTGTTTGATGATAATGTTGACATATTTGCTGATTTAACAgtaacaaaaccaaaagaaaagaagTCAAAGAAGAAAGTGGAAACTAAATCAATATTTGATGATGATATGG
- the washc2c gene encoding WASH complex subunit 2 isoform X2: protein MNGLTVVNGPSEHNGTEGEHVWERPWSLEEMRKTSANWSLAADSGLLLFLQDFSQRMLSKTHEIEKQLDGLIRDTKATDSCLHTVFNDFLMLSNTQFIENRVYDEEVEEPVSKPEAGERQPEQERTREQKEAELIPKVQEAVNYGLRVLESAFEQLDIKAGNSDSEDEEVIDRVEPILEPKDLYVDRPLPYLIGSQLFMEQDDVGLGDLSSDEMSIDSDRDSVVDSEEDKDEEPSDDDFDQDDEVQDIAKKKSSLISDEEDDDEEDDSDIFGDSDKEEDEDKKNSTGPSSFADELAARIKGDVPSKEDEEQTSLSSAPSAAKKKGKGKKESKPDRAQGEEDNDELFKPPKMEDEDFSPFGGKGGLFSGGKGLFDDDDEGDLFADAPEDKISKPPVSKEPAPAIKKIPTGAVSIFPENSLFSSTKREESTEGRENGNLVENKCPSAPKQAALGGLFDDDDEDDFFSGSSLKKSNSGLEKPKQKKAVDLFGGDEEDDADIFNEISSAAPQPKNKEEEAVTVTVPEKKMPAGAISMFGPGTKNLLAESLRKRQPSTSEESEKSEKSEENVSSQDIFSTSTKPSEKSKPKSLFSDEEDSQEIFQSIQNSSKNLSNPAPVTQSKIKTPLSIFDDEEEEDLFASTPPKPTAKKSSSQKASKPLSSSLFSDDEDQWVTSKPQPTTVKTEEKSGSTKTIETMPPNLSAGVAQNKASLFDEDDDLFAATKESSQKKPQRISLLFEEENENDDDKGTLFQIGTAATPSSLDVKKSQASPLAPSLFDKERTEDLFEAPAEAKLPVESADPKKKPAGAVSLFGGFDVFGQRKPDAAKIKSPLEDPEDDEFLYKDAPPPLEEEPKSKKKNVLSLFDDDDEDEEEQSPILISSKPAVKNPQKPTEQRPRTKSTGVFQDEELLFSQTQQKDNDPDVDLFSSTGKPASPNPAPMNPAAPVLFGDDDEDDLFSSGKPKPPLKPPEKKTTKPYKDENLSALPSEGFTKAASTSPPKPMIPPKAADNKKPAGSAPVKSKEPSSRIGKLQANLAINPASLLPGASRRIPGAESVIPGPAPSQPPAQEDLPGSAHTSHSRRAGEVAVSFDTPVQAKTLQSANKGRTKGAGNRRPQTRAARQLAAQVSDEIKDEDYRVESAIGAGSTSAVHTQTPPAPDLKSNTHAIPPFPEVAVPRLHAIEKTSAKKEVPEPKLPVADEDLFGSDDLFSPSVATKELPSPKPKLKTSEGMTKPQGQLQSKEVLPSIFDDQGDDLFNSAKQKPSKKIKSIPFLEEEEDDDIFGMGKSSSITSKKETKPSTQKEPKVPKQDIFQDDIFEAESDKAAKKPKEKVLDANLFDDNVDIFADLTVTKPKEKKSKKKVETKSIFDDDMDDIFSSGTTKAVAKPQSKSKKSPSAQESSTKEETDHSIFDDPLNALGGN from the exons ATGAATGGACTGACAGTAGTCAATGGTCCATCAGAACACAATGGCACGGAGGGAGAACATGTCTGGGAGCGACCCTGGTCTTTGGAAGAGATGCGAAAAACCAGTGCAAACTGGTCTTTGGCAGCTGATTCTGGG CTGCTTCTGTTCCTCCAAGACTTTTCTCAGCGCATGCTCTCCAAAACCCATGAGATCGAGAAGCAGCTGGACGGCCTGATCCGTGACACAAAGGCGACCGACTCCTGCCTGCACACTGTCTTTAACGACTTCCTCATGCTCTCAAATACACAGTTCATTGAAAAT CGAGTCTATGATGAGGAAGTGGAGGAGCCAGTCTCTAAGCCAGAGGCCGGAGAGAGACAGCCGGAGCAG GAGAGAACGCGGGAACAGAAGGAAGCAGAACTTATCCCAAAAGTTCAAGAAGCAGTAAATTATGGATTAAGAGTTTTAGAGTCAGCTTTTGAACAATTGGACATCAAAGCAGGAAACTCAGACTCAGAAGATGAGGAAGTCATTGACAGAGTAGAGCCTATACTGGAACCCAAG GATCTGTATGTTGATAGACCATTGCCTTACTTGATAGGCTCTCAACTATTCATGGAGCAAGATGATGTGGGGCTTGGGGACCTTTCAAGTGACG agATGTCAATTGATAGTGATCGGGACAGTGTAGTGGACAGTGAAGAGGACAAAGATGAAGAG CCATCAGATGATGACTTTGATCAAGATGATGAAGTACAGGACATTGCAAAGAAA aagtCATCATTGATCAGCGACGAGGAGGATGACGATGAAGAGGACGACTCCGACATCTTTGGCGATTCAGACAAGGAGGAGGATGAAGACAAAAAG AACTCCACTGGGCCATCTTCCTTTGCTGATGAACTGGCGGCTCGTATTAAAGGTGATGTGCCTAGCAAAGAAGACGAGGAGCAGACAT CATTATCATCTGCTCCATCTGCAGCAAAGAAGAAGggtaaaggaaagaaagaatcaAAACCTGATAGAGCCCAGG GTGAGGAGGATAACGATGAACTGTTCAAACCTCCGAAGATGGAAGATGAGGATTTCTCTCCTTTTGGGGGGAAAGGAGGTCTGTTCAGTGGAGGCAAGGGACTGTTTGATGACGATGATGAG ggGGATCTGTTTGCTGATGCACCAGAAGACAAGATCAGCAAACCACCTGTCAGTAAAG AGCCAGCTCCAGCCATCAAGAAGATACCCACTGGTGCTGTCTCCATTTTCCCAG AAAATAGCCTATTTAGCTCTACGAAAAGAGAAGAATCCACAGAAGGCAGAGAGAATGGGAATCTGGTGGAAAACAAATGCCCGTCGGCCCCAAAACAGGCCGCCTTGGGAGGACTCTTCGATGACGACGATGAGGATGACTTCTTTAGTGGAAGCAGTCTCAAAAAGTCAAATTCTG GATTGGAAAAGCCAAAGCAGAAGAAAGCCGTGGATCTGTTTGGTGGAGATGAAGAAGATGATGCAGATATTTTCAATGAGATCAGCTCTGCAGCTCCCCAACCCAAAAATAAGGAAGAAGAAGCAGTGACCGTGACCGTGCCTGAGAAGAAG ATGCCTGCTGGTGCCATCTCCATGTTTGGACCCGGGACTAAGAACCTTCTTGCTGAAAGTCTGAGGAAACGGCAGCCGTCCACAAGCGAAGAATCTGAGAAATCTGAGAAATCTGAGGAG AATGTCTCTTCTCAAGACATTTTCAGCACATCCACTAAGCCTTCTGAAAAGTCCAAACCCAAAAGCCTTTTTTCAGATGAGGAAGATTCACAG GAGATATTTCAATCCATTCAGAACAGTAGTAAAAATCTGTCAAATCCTGCACCTGTAACCCAGAGCAAGATCAAGACACCTCTGTCCATTTTTGATGATGAAGAAGAAGAG GATCTGTTTGCTTCCACCCCTCCAAAACCAACAGCCAAGAAGAGCTCATCACAGAAAGCAAGTAAACCCCTCTCAAGCTCGCTCTTTAGTGATGACGAG GATCAGTGGGTAACCTCCAAACCCCAACCAACCACAGTTAAGACTGAAGAAAAATCCGGAAGCACAAAGACCATTGAAACGATGCCTCCTAATCTCTCGGCGGGCGTGGCCCAGAATAAGGCCAGCTTGTTTGATGAAGACGATGATCTTTTTGCTGCTACAAAGGAATCTAG TCAGAAGAAGCCTCAGAGAATCTCTCTTCTGTTTGAGGAAGAAAACGAGAACGACGACGACAAGGGAACCCTATTCCAAATCGGAACAGCTGCCACTCCCAGTTCCCTGGATGTTAAA AAATCGCAAGCAAGCCCTCTGGCTCCTTCTCTGTTTGACAAAGAAAGGACAGAAGACTTGTTTGAAGCGCCAGCAGAAGCAAAACTGCCTGTGGAAAGTGCAGACCCGAAGAAGAAGCCTGCTGGGGCTGTCAGCCTTTTTGGGGGATTTGATGTATTTGGACAACGGAAACCAGATGCAGCAAAG ATCAAGAGTCCTTTGGAAGACCCCGAGGATGATGAGTTCCTCTACAAAGATGCCCCTCCCCCCCTGGAAGAGGAACCCAAGAGCAAGAAGAAAAACGTACTGAGCCTGTTCGATGacgatgatgaagatgaagaggaACAAAGCCCCATCTTAATATCCAGCAAGCCAGCAGTAAAAAACCCACAGAAG ccaACTGAGCAGAGACCTCGAACAAAGAGCACAGGAGTTTTCCAAGACGAGGAGCTGCTGTTCAGCCAAACACAGCAAAAGGACAATGACCCAGATGTTGATCTCTTCTCCAGCACAGGAAAACCTGCG AGCCCGAATCCTGCCCCCATGAATCCAGCAGCACCGGTGCTGtttggtgatgatgatgaagatgatctCTTCAGTTCTGGGAAGCCCAAACCACCactg AAGCCACCTGAGAAGAAAACCACCAAACCATATAAAGATGAGAACCTCTCAGCTCTGCCAAGCGAGGGGTTTACTAAGGCTGCTTCCACATCACCCCCCAAACCGATGATCCCCCCGAAAGCAGCAGATAATAAG AAGCCGGCAGGCTCAGCCCCTGTTAAAAGTAAAGAGCCTTCATCACGGATTGGAAAACTTCAA GCTAATTTGGCCATTAATCCGGCTAGCCTCCTCCCTGGTGCCTCACGGCGAATTCCAGGAGCAGAAAGTGTGATCCCTGGCCCGGCGCCCTCACAGCCTCCCGCTCAAGAGGACCTGCCAGGCTCGGCTCACACCTCACACTCTCGGAGAGCAGGGGAGGTGGCGGTCAGCTTTGACACTCCAGTTCAGGCCAAGACTCTGCAGAGTGCCAATAAG GGTCGGACCAAAGGAGCTGGCAACCGCAGGCCGCAGACGAGAGCAGCCCGGCAGTTGGCAGCACAGGTGTCAGACGAGATCAAGGATGAGGACTACAGAGTTGAAAGTGCCATAGGGGCTGGGTCCACCTCTGctgttcacacacagacacctccAGCCCCAGACCTTAAATCCAACACCCACGCTATACCACCATTCCCAGAGGTGGCAGTACCCAGACTGCATGCAATAGAGAAGACGTCAGCCAAAAAGGAGGTGCCTGAGCCCAAATTACCTGTAGCAGATGAGGATCTTTTTGGATCAGATGATCTATTTTCTCCGTCAGTGGCTACAAAGGAATTGCCATCTCCAAAACCAAAATTGAAGACTTCTGAGGGCATGACAAAACCACAAGGCCAGCTGCAAAGCAAGGAGGTGCTGCCCTCCATATTTGATGACCAAGGAGATGATCTGTTCAACTCTGCCAAGCAGAAGCCCTCAAAGAAAATCAAGTCCATTCCAttcctggaggaggaggaggatgatgaCATTTTTGGCATGGGAAAGAGCAGCAGCATAACCAGTAAGAAAGAAACGAAGCCTTCCACACAGAAGGAGCCTAAAGTGCCCAAACAGGACATTTTTCAG GACGATATTTTTGAGGCAGAATCGGATAAAGCTGCAAAAAAGCCTAAAGAAAAAGTCCTGGATGCCAACTTGTTTGATGATAATGTTGACATATTTGCTGATTTAACAgtaacaaaaccaaaagaaaagaagTCAAAGAAGAAAGTGGAAACTAAATCAATATTTGATGATGATATGG